A section of the Citrobacter farmeri genome encodes:
- the gcvH gene encoding glycine cleavage system protein GcvH, which yields MSNVPAELKYSKEHEWLRKEADGSYTVGITEHAQELLGDMVFVDLPDVGATVSAGDDCAVAESVKAASDIYAPIGGEIVAVNDALSDSPELVNSEPYAGGWIFKIKASDESELDSLLDATAYEALLEDE from the coding sequence ATGAGCAACGTACCAGCAGAACTGAAATACAGCAAAGAACACGAATGGCTGCGCAAAGAAGCTGACGGCTCTTACACCGTTGGCATCACCGAACACGCTCAGGAACTGTTGGGCGATATGGTTTTTGTTGACCTGCCGGACGTCGGCGCGACCGTGAGCGCCGGCGACGACTGCGCGGTTGCTGAGTCCGTCAAAGCCGCTTCTGATATTTATGCGCCGATCGGCGGTGAAATCGTGGCTGTTAACGACGCGCTGAGCGACTCCCCGGAACTGGTGAACAGCGAGCCGTACGCCGGTGGCTGGATCTTCAAAATTAAAGCCAGCGATGAGAGTGAACTGGACTCTCTGCTGGACGCGACAGCGTACGAAGCTCTGCTCGAAGACGAATAA